The DNA segment AGGATCGGACCCGTAGCGCCGAGCGCCATGCAGCCGGCCAGGTCGAGATAGCCGACGTTCTGCATGCGCGCCTTGAAGATCGGGTTGCCGGTGGCGAGTTTGTCGTACTCCGGCAGGTTCTTGCGCATCGTCTTGAGGAACTCGCGCAGCTGGTCCACGGCGCCGGGCGGCAGGTCCTGGGCCAGTCCGCCGGGCCGGACGAACGCGTGGTTCATCCGCAGTCCGGTGATCAGCTCGAAGATGTCGAGGACGAGTTCACGGTCCCGGAAGCCGTAGATCATGATCGTCGTCGCGCCCAGCTCCATGCCGCCGGTGGCGATGGCCACCAGGTGCGAGGAGAGCCGGTTGAGCTCCATCAGGAGGACCCGGATCACCGAGACGCGGTCGGGGATCTGCTCCTCGATGCCGAGCAGCTTCTCGACGCCCAGGCAGTACGCCGTCTCGTTGAAGAACGGCGTCAGGTAGTCCATGCGCGTGACGAACGTGGTGCCCTGGGTCCAGGTCCGGTATTCGAGGTTCTTCTCGATACCGGTGTGCAGGTAGCCGATGCCGCAGCGGGCCTCGGTGACGGTCTCGCCGTCGATCTCCAGGATGAGCCGGAGCACTCCGTGGGTGGACGGGTGCTGCGGACCCATGTTGACGACGATGCGCTCGTCGTCGGCCTTGGCCGCGGACTGGACGACCTCGTCCCAGTCGCCGCCGGTGACTGTATATACAGTCCCCTCGGTCGTCTCGCGGGCCGAGGCGGCCGAGGCGCGGGGAGCTTCGCTGGAAGTGGTCATCAGGTGTACGACCTCCGCTGGTCCGGAGCAGGGATCTGGGCGCCCTTGTACTCGATGGCGATCCCGCCCAGGGGGTAGTCCTTGCGCTGCGGGAAGCCCTGCCAGTCGTCCGGCATCATGATCCGGGTGAGGGCCGGGTGGCCGTCGAAGATCAGGCCGAAGAAGTCGTAGACCTCGCGCTCGTGCCAGTCGTTCGTCGGATAGACCTCGACCAGCGACGGGATGTGCGGGTCCGCGTCCGGCGTGCCGACCTCCAGCCGGATCAGCCGGCCGTGGGTGATCGAGCGCAGGTGGTAGACGGCGTGGAGTTCGCGGCCCTTGTCGCCGGGGAAGTGCACGGCGCTGACGCCGGTGCACAGCTCGAAGCGCAGGGCCGGGTCGTCGCGCAGCGTCCTCGCCACGGTCAGCAGGTGCTCGCGGTCGATGTGGAAGGTGAGTTCGTCCCGGTCGACGACCGTCTTCTCGATGGCGTTCTCCGGGACGAGCCCCTGCTCCTCCAGCGCGCCCTCCAGCTCGTCGGCGACCTCGTCGAACCAGCCGCCGTAGGGGCGGTTCGTGGCGCCGGGCAGGGCCACGGTCCGTACGAGACCGCCGTATCCGCTGGTGTCCCCGCCGTTCCGGGCGCCGAACATCCCCTTGCGTACGCCGATGACCTCACCGGCTTCGCCGCGCGGGGCGGGCGCCGCGCCGTTCTCTGCGCGCTGTTCTTCGTCGCCGCTCACCGCAGCAGCCCCTTCATCTCGATCGTCGGGAGCGCCTTGAGGGCCGCCTCCTCCGCCTCGCGGGCCGCTTCGACCTGATTGACCCCGAGCTTGGAGCCCTGGATCTTCTGGTGGAGCTTGAGGATGGCGTCCATCAGCATCTCGGGACGCGGCGGGCAACCGGGCAAATAGATATCAACCGGGACGATATGATCTACACCCTGAACAATTGCGTAATTGTTGAACATACCGCCTGAAGACGCGCAAACCCCCATGGAAATGACCCACTTGGGGTTGGGCATCTGGTCGTAGACCTGCCGCAGGACGGGCGCCATCTTCTGGCTCACCCGCCCTGCCACGATCATCAGGTCCGCCTGCCGCGGCGAACCGCGGAAGACCTCCATGCCGAACCGCGCGAGGTCGTAGCGGCCCGCACCCGTCGTCATCATCTCGATGGCGCAACAGGCGAGGCCGAAGGTGGCCGGGAAGACGGAGGACTTCCGCACCCAGCCGGCGGCCTGTTCGACGGTGGTCAGCAGAAATCCGCTCGGCAGCTTCTCTTCGAGTCCCATGGTGTGCTCCTCAGCCCCTCAGTCCCATTCCAGACCGCCGCGCCGCCACACATACGCGTAGGCGACGAAGACGGTGAGCACGAAGAGCAGCATCTCGACGAGCCCGAAAAGCCCCAGGGAGTCGAAGGTGACCGCCCAGGGGTAGAGGAAGACGATCTCGATGTCGAAGACGATGAAAAGCATCGCCGTCAGGTAGTACTTGATGGGGAAACGGCCGCCTCCGGCCGGCGTGGGTGTCGGTTCGATACCGCACTCGTACGCCTCGAGCTTCGCCCGGTTGTAGCGCTTGGGACCGATAAGCGTGGCCATGACCACGGAGAAGATCGCAAACCCTGCCCCGAGGGCGCCGAGCACGAGGATGGGCGCGTAGGCATTCACGCTCCTCGCTCCTTCCAGTCGTCCTTGACCGTTGGACCGCATCGGGCCGGCTCATCCGCCTCGCTCCCCCGCCGTCCTGACGAAGATCGCGAATATGTGAAGCAGGTCACAAGCCCGACTGCCCCGCATCCTATGCCCGCCGGTCTGTGATCTGCGACACGGGGTACGACAACGCCTTTGTGATCTCCACCACCTGACGAAGGATCATCAAGTCGGATGACCGGTGATCTTCATACGTGAAGCGCGCGAGTGGTCACGAGACGTGACATCTCACTGTGTTATCGCTGGTCGAGGGCGTGCACCACTATCAAGTGGTGGCCCATACATGCAAATTGGCGATGGACACGGATGGGTGATATCGCTCTTCGGCTCCCCCGGGGAGGAGCGCGACGGCCGCGGAGGGGTGCGTGCACACGTTCACGAGCGACCCGGAAGAAGGGGGATTCGTGACGCCGGTCGCGGACGCAGCGCCGCCACCCTCCGGTTCACGGCGACCATGTGACCTGCCTCACCCGGGCCGGGCACCGGAGAAACAGGGCTTGGCCATCCTCGTGAACGGATGGTAGGCGTCGGGCAATTCGGGCGTATTGCAGAAAGCCCATGATCACGACCTTGATCGCACGTGCCCGTATTGCCCGTTTCGGCGTCAATAAAGGCCGCAGGCAACCGGAATGAACTGCTCCAGTCGTAACTGTGGCGCAACACACGTTTGTTGAAGCCACCCCGGAATGACTGATAGCGGTAGTGCTCATGTCCCACACCGCTCACATACCCAGCCACCGGAAGCCCCGCCCGCGCAGCGCAGCCAGGACCGCGCTCCGGGCCGGAGTTGCCGGTGGCGTTCTCAGCACCATCGCAGTGGCGGGTGCAGCTGGTTCGGCGAACGCGGCCGAGCCGGTGAACGAGAGCACCATCCAGATGCCCACCCTCAGCGCGGCCCAGGTCGCCGACGTCACGGAGCAGGTCGCCGCCGACCTGCAGCAGCAGGCCCAGCAGGACACCGCGGCCCAGGACGCCGCCAAGGCGGCCAAGAAGGCCAAGACGGACGCCGTGCACAAGGCCGAGGCCAAGAAGAAGGCCGAGGAGAAGGCCAAGGCCGAGGCCGAGGCCAAGGCGAAGGCTGACGCCGCCGCGCGCGCCTCGCGCTCCTCCGCCCGTACGGCGCTGCACGCCGTCACCACGGCCGCCAGCACGTCCTCCAGCTCCTCCGTGGGCTCCGGCTCCGCCGCGTCCATCGTGAGCTTCGTGAAGTCCCACATCGGCGACGCGTACGTCATGGGCGGCACCGGCTCCAGCTCCTGGGACTGCTCGGGTCTGGTCCAGGCCGCGTACAAGAACGTCGGTGTCGACCTCCCCCGCGTCTCGGAGGGCCAGTCGACCGCGGGCACCCAGGTCTCGCTGAGCAACCTGCAGCCCGGCGACATCCTGTACTGGGGCAGCTCCGGCAGCGCGTACCACGTGGCCATCTACGTCGGCGGCGGCCAGTTCGTCGGCGCGCAGAACCCGAGCACCGGTGTGGTCGAGCGCCCCCTGGACTACGACCAGCCGACCGGCGCGGTCCGCGTCCTCTGAGCCTCCGGGCAGCTGAGCAACGCTCGCACGCCGAAGGGCCGTCACTTCCCCGCTCGGGAGTGGTGGCCCTTCGGCGTGCGGCGGCCGAGTGATCCCGCCGTTTCGCTGCCCGGCGCGACCGGTGCGCGGGCCTACGCTGCTGGGCCGGAACAGATGGTGGCCGCTGCCACCACCCAGCGGCCCAGCCGGAGGTAGCGATGCGTCAGACCAATCTCACCGGGGAATCGGCCGCATACGTCAGCGCCCGCGAGGAGCTGCAGCAGGCCGAGATCGAGCTGATGCGGCACCGCGAACGCGTCGCCGCCCTGCGCCGCGGGCTGCCGCCGGGCCCGGTCGTCGACGACTACGTCTTCGAGGAGGGCCCGGCCGATCTGCGGGCCGGTGACGCGCCGGCGAAGACCGTGCGCCTGAGCGAGCTGTTCACCGGACCCGGGCGGGACCTGGTCGTCTACCACCTCATGTACGGCAAGCAGCAGACCGAGCCGTGCCCCATGTGCACGATGTGGATCGACGGGTACAACGGCGTGGCCCACCACGTGGCGCAGAACGTCGATCTCGCGATCGTCGCGGCGGCCGGCCTGCCGGCGCTCCGCGCCCACGCCCGTGACCGGAAGTGGACGGATCTGCGTCTGCTCAGCGCCGGTACCGGCACGTTCAAGTACGACCTGGGCAGCGAGGACGCCGAGGGCGTCCAGGACTCGACGGTGTCGGTGTTCACCCGCGACGACGACGGATCGGTACGCCACGTCTACTCGGGCCACCCGCGGATGTCCGACGACATCGACCAGCGGGGCATCGACCTGCTCAGCCCGGTATGGCAGTTCCTCGACCTCACCACCCGGGGCCGGGGCGACTGGAGCGCCTCACTCCGCTACTAGGTCCTGTCCGGTGTTCCTGGTGGGGAGACGGGCCGTCCGCCCCTGCGACTGCGTATGCCCGCGGGGCCTTTGACGGTGTGCGGAGCCCGTGACATCGGCCCACATCTTGATGCGGGCCAGGATCACAACCGAGGCCCTGCCCGGTCTTCAGGGCCGGTCGACCGCTTACGCCGCTGTGGCGGTGGAGCCACCGGAGGCAGCTCCACCGCCACAGCGGGGCAGGGGATTTACGAGTGGGCGCTGAGCACGCCGCCGTCGCTGAGCACCATGTAGATGCCGTTGGCGTTGACGCCGACGTCGTGCTGGTTCGCGTTCAGCGTGGCGGCCACGCCGTCGTGGCCGATGATCTGCGCGCGGAACCGGACGTCGCCGATCTTCGTGACCTTGACCTTCCAGCCACCCGCGACCTTGAAGGTGCCCGGTCCCTGGTGCCCGCCGCCCATCCAGGAGTGGACCGTGCCGTCCATCCCCAGCTCGATGAACATGTCGTTGGCGTCGAGCCCGGCGTCGGTGTCGTGCGTCTCCATCGTGGCCAGGAGCGAACCGCGGTTGACGATCCTGGCACGGTAGTTCTGGTCGCCGACCTTGTAGATCTCGGCCTTGCTGCCGTCCGGCAGGGTCTGGGTGCGGAACGGGGATGCCGCCTCGGTCGTGATCTGGCTCTTGTCCGTGCTGGTCTTGGAGTCGCTGACCACACCGCCATTGCCGGTGAGGGAGGCGGAGGCAGCGGCGACGGAGTCCTTCTTCTCCGGGCCGGCCGCGTCCTTGCCCCCGCTCTGGCAGGCGGTCAGCGAGAACGCCGCAGCGGCGGCGACGGCCACCAGGGCGGCGGAACGGGCGGTACGGCGTGCAAGGCGAGTGGTCATGATGGAAATCCCCCCATGGGATATCAGGATGCGGCGCCTCCGCCTGCTCCCGCAGGGCGGCCGGCCGGATCTGCTGTTACCTACACACCGTGAGATGGCGAGCGGGGCGGGGGTTGTTCACCGGATCCTGTCCGCACTTGGTAACAAGGGAGCGAGGGGTACGAGGGGTCCGGCGGACGTGCTGCGGCTGTCGCGGGGAGAACCGCGGCGTCCGGGCGGAGCGCAGGAGTACGCCGATCAGCACGGCGGCCGGGGGTTCGGCGAGGCTGAGGGTTCCGGCCGTGGTCGCGCGCACCGGGGTGAGGCCGGTGGTGAACGACCAGTAGGCGAGGGCGGTGGTCACCACGCCCAGCCGGACGGTCGGAGTGAGGGTGGCGCCCTGCCCCCTCCACCTCGCCGGATGGGGTACGACTGCTGCGCGAGCGCGGCGTGCATCGACGGCGTCCTGGTCAGCGGTGAGTCGCGGATACCGCCGCGTGCGCCTCGGCCCGCAGAACTTCGGCGTCGGGCTGTTCGCTCGCCCAGGCGACATGGCCGTCCGGGCGGATGAGCGCGGCACGCACGGTGGACCAGGCAGGCCGTGGGTCGGGCCGGTGTGCTGTGTGCGTGATGACGTGGGCGGTGGAGGGCGGTGCCGGGGTGCCGGTGAAGTGCAGCAGGACGTGGCGGCCGGTCCTGAGCAGTGTGAAGAGGTCCGTGCTGTTGGAGAGTTCGAGATTGGGTGCGCGGTGACCGGTCAGGGGGTGGTGGTCTGCGGGGCCCGGGTAGGTGACGGCCAGTGCGGAGAGTCGTTCGGCCAGGCTTCGGGAGAACTCCGGCACGGTGGCGATGAGTTGGCTCAGAAGTGCGCGCAGGTCCTGGCCCTCCGCCGAGTAGGCGTTCATCAGTGCCGTCTGGGCGCGGGTGCTGAGCAGTAGGTCGGCGCCGACCGGGTGGCGTTCGGCGTGGTAGCTGTCCAGAAGTCCGGCGGGGGCGGTGCCTGCCACTGTGGCGGCCAGTTTCCAGCCGAGGTTCGTGGCGTCCTGGATGCCGACGTTGAGGCCCACGCCTCCGGCCGGGTAGTGCATGTGCGCCGCGTCGCCCGCGAGGAGGACGCGGCCCCTGCGGTACTCGGCGGCCTGGCGGGCGGCGTTGCCGAACCGGGAGAGCCAGCTCGGGTCACGCATGCCGAAGTCGGTGCCGGCGATCCGGGTCACCTTGGCGCGCAGCCCGTCGAGTGTGAGTTCGCCGGGGTAGCCGGTACCGGTACTGTCCGGATCACCGCCGACGATCCGGTGGATTCCGCCCGGCATCGGGACGATCATGACGCCGCCGGTCGGGCCTGACACGGCGGACACCCCTCCCTGCGGCGGGTTGTCCAGGACGACGTCGCCCAGGAAGCCCCAGGTGGTGGCGTCGTTGCCGGGGAAGCCGATGCCCGCCGCCTCGCGCACGGTGCTTCGGGTGCCGTCGCAGCCGACGATGTAGCCGGCGCGCAGTGCGTACGGGCCGTCGGGGCCGGTTGCCCCGACGCTCACCCCGTCTTCGTCCTGGGTGAGTCCGGTCACGTGGTGCCCGCGCCGGATTCTGGCTCCGGCCGCAATCGCGTGCTCTTCCAGCAGCTCCTCGGTGCGGGCCTGCGGCAGGGCGAGTGTGAAGGGGTAGGGGGTGTCGAGGACCCCGAAGTCCATCCGGTCGTCGAGCCCGCCGAAGTGGCCGCTGGGGATGCGCCGTCCCTCCGTGAGAAAGGGCTCCAGCACGCCCCGGGTGGCCAGGGCCTCCAGTGTGCGCGGATGGATGGTGAGGGCCTTGGAGTGGGGATCCCGCTCGCGGCGAGTTTCCAGGACGGTGACGGGTGTCCCGCCCAGCCGCAGTTCGGCGGCCAGCCACAGCCCGGTGGGACCGCCTCCTGCGATGACTACGTGCTCGTGCTCCATGGCAGCTCCTCAAGAGTGCCTTGGTCAGTGACCAAGACGGGATGCGCCCAGTAGACTAGGTCGGTGACCAAGAAGCAAGCGGAGGATCTCACCCGGACCCGGCTCGACCCCGGAACGGTGGTGCGAACGGCCCTGGAACTGCTGGAGGAGAAAGGCGCGGACGGGCTCTCGATCCGTGGCATCGCGGACCGGCTCGGCGTCCGGATGAACACCGTGCTCTGGCATGCGAAGACCAAGGCGCGGCTGTCGGAGTTGATGGCGGACGCGATCGTGGCCGGGGCGCCGGTGGACGGACTGCCCGAGCCCTGGGAACCCCGGGTCCGCGAACTGCTCCACCGCTACCGCCGCGCCCTGCTGGCCCACCGGGACGGGGCCAGGATCGTGGCCGGTACATACGCCGCCGAACCCGCCACACTCCGCTTCGCCGACCTGATGACCGAGGCACTCCTGAGCGGCGGGCTGGCGGAACGCGAGGCGGTCTGGACCGGCTGGAGCCTTGTCTACTTCGCCCTGGGGCTGGCCCAGGAGGAACAGGCGCTTCCTGACGCGATGGGTCCGGCGTTCGCACGACGGCTGGACACCGGCGAATACCCCTCACTGTCCCGGGCCGCCGCGTACTTCGAGGACACCTCCTTCGACGAGCGCTTCGACTACGGACTCTCCCGCATCCTGGGGGTGTGATCGGAACGGCGCCCCAGCGGCCGGGCTCTCCACTGATACGTCACCAGGAACTGCCCGACGCCGAGCAGGAGTTCGTCCCCTTCACCCCCTTGAAACAATGGCGCGGCATCGCGACCCGCTACGACAAAACCGGCGCGTCCAGCCAGGCAGTCGTCACCCTCGCCTCGCCGCTGATGTCGGGCGTGACGCTTTGACGCCAACTCCCACCACTTCAGTGTGACTTCGCGATCTCGTAGAGACCCTGGCCGGGAGCGGGTGCGGTCACCGCGTGACCATCGGGGTGTGTGGACTCCTTTCGCCTGACCACGCCAGCAGGGTGATCACAGGACGAGCATGAGCTTGCCGCCGGGGCGGCGGGATTGGCTGAGCTTGGCCGCTTCCTGGATCTGGTCGAGGGTGTAGGTGCGGGCGACTGGTACGACCAGGATGCCTTCGCCGGCGAGCCTGGCGAACTCATTGATCTGGTCGTAGCGGATCTCGGTAGTGATCCGGACGCCCAGTTCGGCTGCGGCGGCGAAGTCCGAGACGGTGAGGACGCGGTCGGGATCCCCGGTCAGCTCGATCAAGGTCGGTAGCGAGCCGCCGGCCGGACTGGGCCGGCCGGCGCGGTCGATCCGGCCCCCGGTCGGCGTGGCGTCCAGGGCGCGGTCCACGGGGCTTGGGGTCAGTGCGCTGACGCGTTCGGTCATGCCCTCGCCGTAGGCGGTCACCTGGGCGCCGATCTCTTCCAGGGCGGCGGCCCGAGTCGGCCCGGCTGTGGCGATCACCCGGATACCCCGGTGCAGTGCGAAGCGCACCGCCGCCTCACCCACGGTGGTGCCTGCGCCGTGGACGAGCAGCAGCTCGCCCGGCTGAACGCCGAGGTCGTCGAGCGCGCGCCACGCCGTCTCGGCCGCCATCGGCAGCGCGGCGGCCTGCTCGGCGGTCACGCCCTCGGGAATGCGTGCCCAGTCCGGCATCAGCGCGTACTCGGCGGCGCCGGCCGTCGGGCCGTCGAAGGCGGCAGGGCCGAACACCCGGTCGCCGATCTGGACGCCGGTGACGCCTTCGCCGAGCGCGTCGACGGTGCCCGCGACCTCAAGGCCGAGCCCGCGCGGCAGCGGCGGCAGATGGTCGGCGAGGAGACCGTCGACGACGTGCCAGTCGGCCGGCGTCAGGCCGCACGCCCGCACAGCGATGCGGATCTGGCCGGGTCCCGGCTCCGGCTGTGGGACGTCGCGGAGCACGATCACGTCCGGGGAACCGAACTGGTCGAATTGCAGAGCCTTCATGACGATCTCCTGACTGATGACAGCATCTGTTGTCATTGACCGTACCAGCCGATAACAGCTCCTGTTGTCGTACGCTGGTGGGTATGCCGCGATGGGAATCCGATGCACAGGGCCGGCTCGAACGCGCGGCGCTCGAGCTGTTCGAGACGCAGGGGTTCGAGCGCACCTCGGTCGCGCAGATCGCAGGCGCCGCCGGGCTGAAGGAGCGCTCCTTCTATCGCTACTTCCCCGACAAGCGGGAAGTCCTCTTCGCCGGCAACGAACTCGAGGCCCACCTCGTCGCCCAGGCCGAGGCAGCCGACCCGGGCCTCACGCCGATCGAGGCGCTGCTGGCCGCGCTGGGAACCGCCGAGGAGATCTTCCGCCCACGCGAGTTCCTGCTGCGCCGGGGAAGAGTGATCGCCGCCAACCCGGCACTGGCCGAGCGCGACCTGATCAAGCTCGCCGCCATCGCCGACGCTCTGGCACCGGCGCTCGAGCGCCGCGGCGTCGAGCCCGGAAAAGCACGCTTCATCATCGACGTGGTACTGGCGATCCACCGGCGCGCCATGCCCCGCTGGCTGGCCGAGCCGGACACCACCCTCGCTCAGCTCATGGCTCAGGCCGCCGCCGAGCTGTGCGAAGTGGTTGCGCCATCAGCTCCAACGATCCGCTGAGTCGGCCGCAAACATGCCATACGCGTCCCCAGCCGGGTCCGCAACAAGATCACGACGTCAGGCTGGAGTACTAGGCCGTTTCGAGCGTGAACCAGACGGTCTTGGACCGCGGCACGGGCTCCCCGCCGGCCCTGGTTCCCCAGCGGGCCGCGAGGGCCTCCACGAGGACGAGACCGCGACCGTGTTCGTCGCACGGAGTGGGTTCCGTATGCCCGCGCCAGGGCAGCGATACGGGTTCGTCGTCCGTCACATACACCGTCACCCGCTTCGGGTTGACCGTGACATCCACCCGGACGAGCGGCGAGCGGGTGTGGCAGTGCGCGTTGGTGACGACCTCGCTCACACAGAGGCGCCCGTCCTCCACGAAACCGGGGTGACCGGTGGCCCGCAGCAGCGTGCCGAGGAAGTCGCGCACGATCCCGGGGGCGGTAGGGCTGTTGGGCGCGACCAGCCGGTAGCGGGCGCCGCGCTGGGGAAGGGGCGGGCGGGGTACTGGACGGGCGGTTGCCGGGGTCATCTCGTGGTCTCCCTTACGTGATCCGGTCTCGGCCGCAGCGCGCATCACCGTCCGGGCCCGTGGCATCGGCCGCCCAGTCCGCCATCAAGTGGCCTGTGAGTAGCTGCACTTCGGACAGTCAGCAGAGAGCGCCGTATGGCGAGGACAGTAGGGGGCAAAGAAGCTCCGGAGCAAGCTTGTCGCTAGGGTTCACACGACCGAGTGGACCAGTTGCGCCGCAGCACGCCAAACTGGGCGCAAAAAGGGGAAGGTGACATGCCGCCAAGGGACAATCCGACCGGGCGCCAGGCGCGCCTGGGCGGTGAACTGCGGAAGCTGCGTGAACTCGCGGGCAAGACCGCACGGGAAGCCGCCGGGCTCATCTCGACCGACCAGGCCAAGATCAGTCACATAGAAGCCGGACGTACCGGCATCGGCGAGGAACGCATCCGCCGTCTGGCCAGCTTCTACGCCTGTGACGACGAGGCACTCATCGAGGCCCTGTGCGCCATCTCGCGGGAGCACCGGGGTCAGTTCTGGTGGGACGAGTACCGGGGTGTGCTCGCGCCCGGGTTCCTGAACATGGCCGAGATGGAGCACCACTCCCGTTACATGCACTGCCTCCAGTCGGTGACACTGCCCGGATTGCTCCAGACGCAGGGTTACGCCCAGGCGCTGTTCGACGCGGTTCTCCCCAAGCTGCCGGAGGACGAAGTGGAGGCCAGGCTGGAACACCGGATGCGCAGGCAGTCGGTACTCGACAGGGAACAGCCTCCCGAATTCGAAGTCGTCGTACACGAAGCCGCTCTGCGCATGCGCGTTGGCGGGCGCAAGGTCGCCCGCGAACAACTGCAACACCTGGTGGAGGCGACAGACCGGCCCAACGTGACCGTTCAGGTGATCCCGTTCGCCATCGACCGATTCATCGACATCACCCAGACAGTGCTGTACGCAGGCGGGGCGGTACCGCAACTGGACACCGTCCACATCGATACCCCGATCCGCGGGCTCTATTTGGACGCCACAGCGGATGTGCACAGATACCGCCTGCAACTCGACGTCGCAAAGCAGGCCTCACTGGAGCCCGCAGAGTCGCGCAGCTTCATCCACCACCTCGCACGGGACATGTGAGAATCGGCGGCATGGACAAAGCAATTGAGTGGCAGAAGTCATCCTTCTCCAACGGCCAGGAACAGTGTGTCGAGATCGCGGAGCACGCCGGCGAGATCCTGATGCGCGAGAGCGACGACCCGAGCGCGGTCACCGCCACCAGCCGGGAGAAGTTCGCGGCGTTCATTCAGGGTGTCAAGGCGGGCGAGTTCGACCACTTCGCCCGGTAGTCGTCCCGGCTAATCCGCCGTGAAGGCCCTCTGCCCCTGCGGGCGGGGGCCTTCACGCATACCCGGAGGCATGAATGCTCCGGAGCATACTTGCGCAGCCCTTCCTCGTAACGCTACCGTCACCGTACGTCGCCATCAGGGCCGCAGCAGTAACCGAGCCGCGCCCTGGGACACGTAACTCCTCCTGCCCACAGCCAAGTTGAGGCAGAAGTCCGTACTCTCCCGACGCTGCGATCGGACGGTCGGCCATGCGTACACCCCACACCGCTCCCGCCACATCCACCCCCATCGAGGCCCGCGTCGAGCAGGGCTTCCGGTTGGAGGTGCTGCGGTACGGGCCCGCGAACGGGTTCCGGCCCGAGCCCGTCGACCTGCGGATCGTCCCCACCCCGCGCGAGGCCGTCCGCGCGATCCGTGCGCAGCTGCGGGCCAGCCACGTCCTCGGGCTGCCACCGCGCGAGACGGCCCGCGCCCTGCGCTGGTCCGAACACGGTGGCTGGCTGCCCGCGCTCGCCGCACTGCATCGCGGCGAGCCCTGCGGTTTCGTACTGCTGCTCCGCAGAGGGCGCCATCTGGAGTGGACCGTGCGCCCCTTGCACTACCTGTCGCTCGCCCCGGCACTGCGATGAGCCCTCACACCCGACGAAAGACGGGCGCCCGCCCGCCCCCGGTATCCGTTTCTCCCGCTGACAGGGAAACCGCCGTGGCCTCCACCCGTACCCGCCGCCTACCGTCTCGGCCAGCCCGTCCGTACGCCGAGAGGAGCCGGCCATGCCGTCACCGTCCGCCGCCCCGCCGAGCCCGAGCCTTGCCGAGCGTGTTGCCCGGTTGGAGGCGCGGCAGGAGATCGAGGAGCTGAAGTACCGCTATCTGCATGCTTGCGACCACAAGGACCCCGAGGAGTTCCGCGCCTGTTTCATCAGTGAAGGCGCCGACATCGACTACGGGGAACTGGGCGCCTTCGCCACCGTCGACGACCTCGTCGCCCTCTTCAGCCGGATCGCGGCGGCCCGCGGCGGCGAGGGCGGCCACATCGTCCTGGACATGCACCACGCCCTGCACCCGCAGATCACCTTCCACTCACCCACCGAGGCCGGCGGCCGCTGGACGTTGCGCTTCCGGCAGATCAACCTCGCCGAGGAGACCGAGCGGGTGATGTGCGGCGAGTACGACGACCGGTACGTCGTCGAAAACGGTGCATGGCGCCTGGCGAAGCACCACTTCCGCACCCTGTGGTCACTGACCCGCCCGCTGCCCCAGGGGTACGCCGTGGATGAGGGAGGGCTTCGGTGACCGGGGGGACCGCGGCGCGCGTCGCGCTGGTCACCGGCACCGGCAAGGGCGTCGGCCGGGGCATCGCCACCGCGCTCGGCGCGCGGGGCTGGACCGTCTACGTCACCGGCCGGGGCGAGCCGGGCCCGGGCAGCCCGCAGGCGGAGACCGTCCGCCGGGTGGCTGAGGCCGGCGGCGAGGGCGTCGGCCTGCGCTGCGACCACCGCGACGACGCACAGGTCGAGGCCCTGATCGCGCGGATCACGGCCGCGCGAGGCCAACTGGACCTGCTGGTCAACAACGTGTGGGCGGCACCCGACGGCATGGCCGGATTCGACGAGCCGTTCT comes from the Streptomyces sp. NBC_01471 genome and includes:
- a CDS encoding NADP-dependent oxidoreductase, with translation MKALQFDQFGSPDVIVLRDVPQPEPGPGQIRIAVRACGLTPADWHVVDGLLADHLPPLPRGLGLEVAGTVDALGEGVTGVQIGDRVFGPAAFDGPTAGAAEYALMPDWARIPEGVTAEQAAALPMAAETAWRALDDLGVQPGELLLVHGAGTTVGEAAVRFALHRGIRVIATAGPTRAAALEEIGAQVTAYGEGMTERVSALTPSPVDRALDATPTGGRIDRAGRPSPAGGSLPTLIELTGDPDRVLTVSDFAAAAELGVRITTEIRYDQINEFARLAGEGILVVPVARTYTLDQIQEAAKLSQSRRPGGKLMLVL
- a CDS encoding helix-turn-helix transcriptional regulator — its product is MDQLRRSTPNWAQKGEGDMPPRDNPTGRQARLGGELRKLRELAGKTAREAAGLISTDQAKISHIEAGRTGIGEERIRRLASFYACDDEALIEALCAISREHRGQFWWDEYRGVLAPGFLNMAEMEHHSRYMHCLQSVTLPGLLQTQGYAQALFDAVLPKLPEDEVEARLEHRMRRQSVLDREQPPEFEVVVHEAALRMRVGGRKVAREQLQHLVEATDRPNVTVQVIPFAIDRFIDITQTVLYAGGAVPQLDTVHIDTPIRGLYLDATADVHRYRLQLDVAKQASLEPAESRSFIHHLARDM
- a CDS encoding ATP-binding protein; the protein is MTPATARPVPRPPLPQRGARYRLVAPNSPTAPGIVRDFLGTLLRATGHPGFVEDGRLCVSEVVTNAHCHTRSPLVRVDVTVNPKRVTVYVTDDEPVSLPWRGHTEPTPCDEHGRGLVLVEALAARWGTRAGGEPVPRSKTVWFTLETA
- a CDS encoding nuclear transport factor 2 family protein, whose protein sequence is MPSPSAAPPSPSLAERVARLEARQEIEELKYRYLHACDHKDPEEFRACFISEGADIDYGELGAFATVDDLVALFSRIAAARGGEGGHIVLDMHHALHPQITFHSPTEAGGRWTLRFRQINLAEETERVMCGEYDDRYVVENGAWRLAKHHFRTLWSLTRPLPQGYAVDEGGLR
- a CDS encoding DUF397 domain-containing protein, producing MDKAIEWQKSSFSNGQEQCVEIAEHAGEILMRESDDPSAVTATSREKFAAFIQGVKAGEFDHFAR
- a CDS encoding helix-turn-helix domain-containing protein, with amino-acid sequence MPRWESDAQGRLERAALELFETQGFERTSVAQIAGAAGLKERSFYRYFPDKREVLFAGNELEAHLVAQAEAADPGLTPIEALLAALGTAEEIFRPREFLLRRGRVIAANPALAERDLIKLAAIADALAPALERRGVEPGKARFIIDVVLAIHRRAMPRWLAEPDTTLAQLMAQAAAELCEVVAPSAPTIR